The Candidatus Mancarchaeum acidiphilum sequence GATACTTACACATCAATGCACAAGCAGTTCTTGATGCTCAAATCAATAATTGACATAGGAGAAAAGGAGAAGGCTGCGGTGGCAAGAGGCGTGATGACATCCCAGATGAGCAGGATTGACGCAAAGGCAAAGATTGCAAGGATGAAGTTTACTCCAGAGGACCAGATAGATGCATATTACAAAGATCTCCAGTCCTCAATAGCAGATATAGACAAGATTGTGAAAGTTAGCGGTGATTGATTGGAAAATGTTTATTACAAGACAGTGAAGCAGGTAACCAACGTACTGCTTTTCGTGGAAGGCATAAAGGATGCGGCTTACAATGAAATAGTAGAGATAACGCTAGAGAATGGAAGCGTGGTCAGAGGCCAGGTCCTTGACACCAAGGACGGAATTGCGGTTATACAATCATTCGGCGACACAACCGGGATGAACCTAGGAAATACAAAGGTAAAGTTTACCGGAAGGACTGCAAAGCTGAAGGTAAGCACCGACATGATAGGAAGGATATTCAATGGAATGGGCAGGGTAAGGGACGGGGGCCCGGAGATATACAGCGATGAAGAAGCCGATATAAACGGCAGCGCAATCAACCCATATGCAAGAGATGAGCCTTCAGAGTTCATACAAACCGGAATCTCAACGATAGACGGGATGAACACGCTGGTAAGAGGGCAGAAGCTCCCTATATTCTCAGGATCCGGATTGCCGCACAACAGGCTGGCAGCCCAGATTGCGCGTCAGGCAAAGCTGCTTGGCAGCGATGAAGGTTTCAGCGTGGTGTTCGGAGGGATAGGGCTTAACAGCGAAGAGGCAAACTTCTTCATGAATGAATTCAGGAATACAGGCGCTTTGGACAAGTCAATCGTGTTCCTCAACCTTGCATCAGAGCCTTCTATGGAAAGGTTGATGCTGCCAAGGATGGCTCTGACAGCGGCGGAATACCTTGCCTACAAGCACGACATGCATGTGCTTGT is a genomic window containing:
- a CDS encoding V-type ATP synthase subunit B → MENVYYKTVKQVTNVLLFVEGIKDAAYNEIVEITLENGSVVRGQVLDTKDGIAVIQSFGDTTGMNLGNTKVKFTGRTAKLKVSTDMIGRIFNGMGRVRDGGPEIYSDEEADINGSAINPYARDEPSEFIQTGISTIDGMNTLVRGQKLPIFSGSGLPHNRLAAQIARQAKLLGSDEGFSVVFGGIGLNSEEANFFMNEFRNTGALDKSIVFLNLASEPSMERLMLPRMALTAAEYLAYKHDMHVLVILTDMTNYCEALREVSAAREEVPGRRGYPGYMYTDLSTIYERAGKIRDKKGSITQIPILTMPGDDITNPIPDLTGYITEGQIVLSRDLYRKGLYPAVDVLLSLSRLRNQGIGKGKTREDHSNVADQMFAAYAHGKDIRNLTEIVGEEALSDADKEYLHFADLFESKFVKQEYYDDRSIDQTLGIGWDILSNIDKSEMKRIKDAYIEKYGKWKK